The Prosthecobacter algae genome has a segment encoding these proteins:
- a CDS encoding FkbM family methyltransferase, with product MDQILLSLAQKIGLTALDVGARGGVNTDLGPLAAATNYVGFEPDPEECARLSRTGIGGGWKNVKFVPVALAAEAGEFALNLYSKRGCSSKYTARQDLGKLFARGDFYNLDKVVKVPCQRLDDVLQSESIEEPAFMKIDVQSMEVEVFDGAVKTLQEDLVGIRTEVSFFPMYEEQPLFAEIDQRVRRDGFVPMRWLENHEWRRATKKKPYSMADGALPFSRGQLMHADVLYLQHPEGLKTDSPKALRRLVRLGLVAACYQHYDHALAAFSIPAVRSFCQGELKLDAEQAVERMSQAEVTLGRRLGWRLMRALQNRFA from the coding sequence ATGGATCAAATTCTGCTCTCCCTGGCACAAAAAATTGGACTGACAGCACTGGATGTAGGCGCACGTGGTGGCGTAAACACGGACCTTGGCCCTTTGGCTGCAGCAACAAACTACGTGGGTTTTGAGCCTGATCCTGAAGAATGCGCCCGGCTCAGTCGCACGGGGATTGGTGGGGGCTGGAAGAACGTGAAGTTTGTTCCAGTTGCCCTTGCTGCCGAGGCCGGAGAATTTGCCTTGAATCTTTACTCCAAACGCGGCTGTTCTTCAAAGTACACGGCCCGTCAGGACCTGGGAAAACTTTTTGCCCGCGGCGACTTTTACAATCTCGATAAAGTCGTGAAGGTCCCCTGCCAGCGCCTCGACGATGTGCTGCAGAGCGAAAGCATTGAGGAGCCTGCCTTCATGAAAATTGATGTGCAGAGCATGGAGGTCGAAGTCTTCGACGGAGCCGTGAAGACCCTGCAAGAGGACCTCGTCGGTATCCGCACCGAGGTTTCATTTTTCCCCATGTATGAGGAGCAGCCTCTGTTTGCTGAGATTGATCAGCGGGTGCGCCGGGATGGTTTTGTCCCCATGCGCTGGCTGGAAAATCATGAGTGGCGAAGGGCCACGAAAAAGAAGCCCTACTCCATGGCCGATGGCGCGCTGCCCTTCTCACGTGGCCAACTCATGCATGCGGATGTACTCTATCTGCAGCATCCCGAAGGGCTGAAGACGGACTCTCCCAAAGCCCTGCGCCGCCTGGTGCGGCTGGGGTTGGTCGCTGCCTGCTATCAGCATTACGACCACGCTTTGGCCGCTTTTTCCATTCCTGCGGTCCGTAGTTTTTGCCAGGGGGAACTGAAGCTGGATGCCGAACAGGCCGTCGAGCGCATGTCCCAGGCAGAGGTCACTCTGGGCCGCCGATTGGGCTGGAGGCTGATGCGTGCCTTGCAGAACCGCTTTGCGTGA
- a CDS encoding polymer-forming cytoskeletal protein, with translation MSASTLQKMKNEGMYRNQYFKDADCFDCGHKFKVSRSTRSTQCPNCGGTISLEDVEVNMHSGQSIKTRGDVLIRKRGQVSAETIQCKDLRCQGILEANVMATGDVIIRASGTMIGEVRCRRFIVEKGSDVVFLNEIHAEEIDIQSRITATLFSSGPFVIGTQGSVNGDLTARSVSIEPGGELNGAMNIVRTKAATPPPPPITEE, from the coding sequence ATGAGCGCCAGCACCCTTCAGAAAATGAAGAACGAGGGGATGTATCGCAACCAGTACTTCAAGGATGCAGACTGCTTTGACTGCGGTCATAAATTTAAGGTCAGCCGCTCCACACGCTCCACCCAGTGCCCAAACTGTGGTGGTACCATTTCGCTCGAGGACGTGGAAGTGAACATGCATTCTGGCCAGTCCATCAAAACGCGCGGTGATGTGCTCATTCGCAAGCGCGGTCAGGTTTCTGCCGAAACCATTCAGTGCAAAGATCTTCGCTGCCAGGGCATTTTGGAGGCCAATGTCATGGCCACTGGGGATGTCATCATTCGTGCCTCCGGCACCATGATTGGTGAAGTGCGCTGCCGTCGGTTTATTGTGGAAAAAGGGTCCGATGTGGTCTTTCTCAACGAAATTCACGCCGAAGAGATCGATATCCAGTCCAGGATCACTGCCACGCTCTTTTCCAGTGGCCCCTTTGTCATCGGGACACAGGGTTCAGTTAACGGTGATTTGACCGCGAGGTCAGTCTCCATTGAACCAGGCGGCGAACTCAATGGTGCCATGAACATTGTTCGGACCAAGGCAGCAACTCCTCCACCACCTCCAATAACGGAAGAGTGA
- a CDS encoding polymer-forming cytoskeletal protein, whose translation MNSSKNVLSNDVEIKGSIKFSHDLIIDGKIEGEVQSDGSLTVGENALIKGEIKTRSVIIFGKVEGNITVVERCELKSNAILVGDIDAGTLSIEEGATFMGASKVGRKPEASKPAPLGGNRPASA comes from the coding sequence ATGAATTCCAGTAAAAACGTTCTCTCTAACGACGTCGAAATCAAAGGCTCCATCAAATTTTCCCACGACCTCATCATTGATGGGAAAATCGAAGGTGAAGTCCAGTCCGACGGCAGCCTGACCGTGGGTGAGAACGCTCTGATCAAGGGTGAAATCAAAACCCGCTCCGTCATCATTTTTGGCAAAGTCGAAGGCAACATCACGGTTGTCGAGCGTTGCGAACTGAAGAGCAACGCCATCCTCGTCGGCGATATCGACGCTGGCACGCTCTCAATCGAAGAAGGTGCAACCTTCATGGGTGCCTCCAAAGTGGGCCGTAAGCCTGAGGCCTCCAAGCCTGCACCGCTGGGTGGCAATCGCCCCGCCTCCGCATAA
- a CDS encoding ATP-binding protein, which translates to MTISPDQYEKLGAFYLGRGYDLETKQLQDDLIMYDSKDLVTHGVVLGMTGSGKTGLCLALLEEAAMDGVPLIAIDPKGDIGNALLTFPNLSAEEFKPWVNADDARRKGISVDEFATQQSQLWTKGLADWGQSGERIRKLRETVDMAIYTPGSNSGLPVSILSSLDCPPAAVMEDAETLGDRIESTVSSLLGLMGIEADPVQSPEHILLSNIIAYAWKKGQNVSLENLVRHIQQPPLRKIGVVDIDTFCPEAKRTALAMKLNNLIASPGFATWLEGEPLDIQRMYYTPEGKPRITIFNIAHLGDSERMFFVSLLLNQLLGWMRSQQGTTSLRALFYMDEIYGYLPPTAMPPSKKPMMILLKQARAFGLGILLATQNPVDLDYKALANIGTWWIGRLQTERDKARLLDGLEGAISSSGGQFDRKTLETSISGLGNRVFLMNNVHEDGPAIFHVRWIMSYLSGPLARDQVKRLMDPLRPAKGSAATAGEDDGFLPPGATAAPAADRNTIKPKLPEGTAEYFLRSEVSSDTLCYVPAILRSAEVNFDDPRRKISGRSTVTLVNPIDVENQRVLWDKFVEIPRAVDLGTWESEATEGAEYTDLPGAAMKSSTYSSIKKDYVDWVYANHNLEVSFSPLLEAFSNPGEKVDEFKARITQTAREMRDAAIEELCEKTAKALKAMEEKAIRAQTKVDTQKSQATSAKLSTAVSIGTSLLGAFFGRKKGIASVAKASTVTSAARVMREHQEAAAAEAELERLQADIAELEKQLADDTQKIRDQYDPTALVLETTKLTPTKTKIQPTAIGILWLPHERAGGELRKAWS; encoded by the coding sequence ATGACCATCTCTCCTGATCAATACGAGAAGCTCGGTGCCTTTTATCTTGGACGCGGTTATGACCTCGAGACCAAGCAGCTTCAGGATGACCTTATCATGTATGATTCGAAGGACCTCGTCACTCACGGCGTGGTTCTCGGCATGACAGGTTCCGGCAAAACGGGCCTTTGTCTGGCCCTGCTCGAGGAGGCTGCCATGGATGGGGTGCCCCTCATCGCCATTGATCCCAAAGGCGACATCGGCAATGCGCTCCTGACGTTTCCAAATCTGAGCGCCGAGGAGTTCAAACCCTGGGTCAATGCAGACGATGCCCGCCGTAAGGGCATTAGTGTGGATGAATTTGCCACCCAGCAATCCCAGCTCTGGACCAAGGGCCTGGCCGACTGGGGACAGAGTGGCGAGCGCATCCGCAAGCTGCGCGAGACGGTGGACATGGCCATCTACACCCCCGGCAGCAATTCCGGCCTGCCAGTCTCCATCCTCAGCTCGCTCGATTGCCCACCTGCCGCCGTGATGGAGGATGCCGAGACGCTGGGGGACCGCATCGAGAGCACCGTTTCATCCTTGCTCGGCCTCATGGGCATCGAGGCGGATCCCGTGCAGTCTCCGGAGCACATCCTGCTTTCGAACATCATCGCCTACGCCTGGAAAAAGGGGCAGAATGTCTCGCTGGAAAACCTCGTGCGTCACATCCAGCAGCCGCCGCTGCGCAAGATCGGCGTGGTGGATATCGACACCTTCTGCCCCGAGGCCAAACGCACCGCACTGGCCATGAAGCTGAACAACCTCATCGCCTCGCCCGGCTTTGCCACCTGGCTGGAGGGGGAGCCGCTGGACATTCAGCGCATGTATTACACGCCTGAAGGGAAGCCGCGCATCACCATCTTTAACATTGCCCATCTGGGAGACAGTGAGCGCATGTTCTTTGTCTCCTTGCTGTTGAATCAATTGTTAGGCTGGATGCGCAGCCAGCAGGGCACCACATCCCTCCGCGCCCTGTTTTACATGGATGAGATCTACGGTTATCTGCCGCCCACGGCGATGCCGCCTTCAAAGAAGCCGATGATGATCCTGCTGAAGCAGGCCCGCGCCTTCGGTCTCGGCATCCTGCTCGCCACACAGAACCCGGTGGACCTCGACTACAAGGCCCTGGCGAACATCGGCACCTGGTGGATCGGTCGCCTGCAGACGGAGCGTGACAAAGCCCGCCTGCTCGACGGCCTGGAAGGGGCCATCAGCAGCAGCGGCGGCCAGTTCGACCGCAAGACTCTGGAGACCTCCATTTCCGGCCTGGGCAACCGCGTCTTCCTCATGAACAACGTCCATGAAGACGGCCCGGCCATCTTCCACGTGCGCTGGATCATGAGCTACCTCAGCGGCCCGCTGGCGCGCGACCAGGTGAAGCGCCTCATGGACCCGCTGCGCCCGGCCAAGGGCAGCGCCGCAACGGCAGGCGAGGACGACGGCTTCCTGCCCCCAGGAGCCACCGCCGCCCCTGCGGCAGACCGCAACACGATCAAGCCCAAGCTGCCCGAAGGCACGGCGGAGTACTTTCTTCGCTCGGAAGTTTCTTCCGACACTCTTTGTTATGTCCCGGCCATCCTCCGCAGCGCTGAGGTGAATTTTGACGATCCACGCCGCAAGATCAGCGGGCGCAGCACCGTGACCCTGGTCAATCCCATTGATGTGGAAAACCAGCGGGTGCTCTGGGACAAGTTTGTCGAAATTCCACGGGCCGTGGATCTCGGCACCTGGGAGTCTGAGGCCACCGAGGGTGCCGAGTACACTGACCTTCCCGGAGCAGCCATGAAGTCCAGCACCTACAGCAGCATCAAGAAAGACTATGTGGACTGGGTGTATGCCAACCACAACCTGGAGGTGAGCTTCAGCCCATTGCTGGAGGCATTTTCCAATCCCGGTGAAAAGGTGGATGAATTCAAAGCCCGCATCACCCAGACGGCACGTGAGATGCGCGATGCCGCCATTGAAGAACTTTGTGAGAAGACCGCCAAGGCGCTCAAGGCGATGGAAGAAAAAGCCATCCGCGCGCAGACGAAAGTGGATACGCAAAAGTCCCAGGCCACCAGCGCCAAGCTTTCCACCGCCGTCTCCATCGGCACCAGTTTGCTGGGAGCCTTCTTTGGCCGCAAAAAGGGCATCGCCTCGGTGGCCAAAGCGAGCACCGTCACCAGCGCCGCCCGCGTCATGCGCGAGCATCAGGAAGCCGCAGCAGCAGAAGCTGAACTGGAACGCCTCCAGGCCGACATCGCTGAATTGGAAAAGCAGCTCGCCGATGACACCCAAAAAATCCGCGACCAATACGATCCCACCGCGCTGGTTCTGGAAACGACCAAACTCACCCCCACGAAGACCAAGATCCAGCCCACTGCCATTGGCATCCTTTGGCTGCCGCATGAGCGTGCAGGCGGGGAATTGCGCAAAGCCTGGTCTTGA
- a CDS encoding AraC family transcriptional regulator: MPGDSSFAWKEITGRHFTAPFHHHPEVELTLITAGHGQRFVGDTVEPFQPGDVALLGPQLPHAWFSEASCRKSAAIVVQFHPETFGGGLLKAQELANVRTLLQQAAAGLIIQGDLAREMQQRLATLGQLSPLLRLTLLVELLEKVATSGSCRSLNARAPEETVSLMDRKRLDEVLRYIHANHQRALTLPEVAKVAGLGPESFSRFFRRVTGHTFIETLIQIRLASALALLAESPETIAAVAFACGFEDLSNFNRQFRRTYGITPSEARRRATG; encoded by the coding sequence ATGCCTGGAGATTCCTCCTTTGCGTGGAAGGAAATCACCGGTCGTCATTTCACGGCCCCCTTTCATCATCATCCCGAGGTGGAACTAACGCTCATCACGGCGGGCCATGGGCAGCGGTTCGTGGGGGATACGGTGGAGCCCTTTCAGCCTGGGGATGTGGCGTTGCTCGGCCCGCAGCTTCCGCACGCCTGGTTCAGTGAGGCGAGCTGCCGTAAATCGGCCGCCATTGTCGTACAGTTCCACCCGGAAACATTTGGCGGCGGCCTCCTAAAAGCGCAGGAGTTGGCTAATGTGCGGACCCTGCTGCAGCAGGCGGCGGCAGGTCTGATCATCCAGGGAGATCTCGCCCGTGAGATGCAGCAGCGCCTGGCGACACTCGGCCAGCTCTCTCCGTTGCTGCGGCTCACGCTGCTGGTGGAGCTGCTGGAAAAGGTGGCCACCAGCGGAAGCTGCCGCAGCCTGAATGCCCGGGCCCCCGAAGAGACTGTCTCGCTGATGGACCGAAAGCGGCTGGACGAGGTGCTGCGCTACATCCATGCGAATCATCAGCGTGCCCTCACCCTGCCAGAAGTCGCCAAGGTGGCAGGGCTGGGGCCGGAATCCTTCAGCCGATTTTTTCGCCGTGTCACGGGGCACACTTTCATCGAGACCCTGATCCAGATCCGCCTGGCAAGCGCCCTGGCCCTGCTGGCGGAAAGTCCGGAAACGATTGCCGCCGTGGCCTTTGCCTGCGGGTTTGAGGACCTTTCCAATTTCAACCGCCAGTTCCGCCGGACCTATGGCATCACGCCCAGCGAGGCACGCAGGCGGGCCACAGGTTAG
- a CDS encoding CDP-alcohol phosphatidyltransferase family protein translates to MSASQDHGPRRELKSRNTGWARLLARWACASNLSPNAISVLSIVFAAGSMTCFLLVPEQTTPLASALMWFGAAAGIQFRLLCNLMDGMVAVEGGRATATGPIFNEVPDRVADVLILVGAGYSTRVDPGVIKLFDLLPLGWACAVLAMGTAYVRLLQGTLTGQQSFMGPMAKQHRMAVLTLGALTALVESFCGREPVAIHWALVIIFTGAAFTFCRRLNLIVRSLKAKA, encoded by the coding sequence ATGTCCGCCTCCCAAGACCACGGCCCGCGCCGCGAACTGAAGTCACGAAACACAGGCTGGGCCCGTCTGTTGGCTCGTTGGGCCTGTGCCTCCAATCTTTCCCCCAATGCCATTTCAGTGCTGAGCATTGTCTTTGCTGCGGGCTCGATGACCTGCTTCCTGCTGGTGCCGGAACAGACAACACCGCTGGCCTCGGCCCTGATGTGGTTCGGCGCAGCGGCGGGCATCCAGTTCCGGCTTCTATGCAATCTTATGGATGGTATGGTCGCCGTGGAAGGCGGGCGGGCCACCGCCACCGGGCCCATTTTTAACGAAGTGCCAGATCGGGTGGCCGATGTGCTCATCCTGGTGGGTGCGGGCTACAGCACGCGGGTGGATCCCGGGGTGATCAAGCTGTTTGACCTGCTGCCGCTGGGCTGGGCCTGCGCCGTGCTGGCCATGGGCACGGCCTATGTACGTCTGCTGCAGGGCACCCTCACGGGACAGCAGAGCTTCATGGGCCCCATGGCCAAACAACACCGCATGGCCGTGCTGACACTGGGTGCCCTGACGGCCCTGGTGGAAAGCTTCTGCGGGCGCGAGCCTGTGGCCATTCATTGGGCACTGGTGATCATTTTCACCGGGGCCGCCTTCACCTTTTGCCGGAGGCTGAATCTCATTGTCCGCAGCCTGAAGGCGAAAGCTTAA
- a CDS encoding cyclic nucleotide-binding domain-containing protein: protein MSADFSSPQLPPVGILEPLGDDDRDILSGYGVFRPVQPGQHLIEEGMAQTGLYYIISGKLHATAMRGGHKVLLGSVQSGETVGEINLLDPSAASATVTAVDFSQVWHIDSKSLEAYINEYPRPAAWLLIGVGKTIARRLRSVNEKIASFYGG, encoded by the coding sequence ATGAGCGCTGATTTCTCTTCCCCCCAACTTCCTCCTGTCGGAATTCTTGAACCTCTTGGTGACGATGATCGTGACATCCTCAGCGGCTACGGCGTTTTTCGCCCGGTCCAGCCAGGCCAGCATCTGATCGAGGAAGGCATGGCCCAGACGGGTCTTTACTACATCATTTCAGGCAAGCTTCACGCCACCGCCATGCGCGGCGGGCACAAGGTGCTGCTGGGCAGCGTGCAATCCGGTGAAACCGTGGGCGAGATCAACCTGCTCGATCCCTCTGCGGCCAGCGCCACGGTGACGGCGGTGGATTTCAGCCAAGTGTGGCACATTGATTCCAAAAGCCTGGAGGCCTACATCAATGAGTATCCTCGCCCGGCGGCCTGGCTGCTCATCGGCGTGGGCAAGACCATCGCCCGTCGACTTCGCTCCGTGAATGAGAAGATCGCCAGCTTCTACGGTGGTTGA